In Bacillus sp. FJAT-45037, the following are encoded in one genomic region:
- a CDS encoding PLDc N-terminal domain-containing protein — translation MELLFIPLVFLLIFGGLILNVLTSVWCYKDSVRKGNSKEFSLLILIATMFFPVIGFIIYLFIRN, via the coding sequence ATGGAGCTTCTATTTATACCGCTCGTCTTTTTACTGATTTTCGGTGGATTAATTTTAAATGTACTCACAAGTGTATGGTGCTATAAAGATTCCGTCAGAAAAGGAAACAGCAAGGAATTCAGCTTACTCATCTTAATTGCGACGATGTTCTTTCCGGTCATAGGTTTTATCATTTATTTATTCATTCGCAATTAA